The following coding sequences are from one Mycolicibacterium aichiense window:
- a CDS encoding alpha-glucosidase/alpha-galactosidase — protein MKPTVVIIGAGSVEFTRELLGDILSFAELGSTRVVLHDIDAQRLETAQAIARATALAAGAEPEIVATLDRRRALDGADYVINVIAVGMHEATVRDFEIPARYGLKQTIGDTIGVGGIFRGLRTFPVLAEIARDMAQVCPDAWLLNYTNPMAMNVSFLHAVAPKLKVLGLCHSVYWTMVGLCELIDVPYDEVAYWSAGVNHQAWVLRWERGGQNLYPLLDERIAGDPELRRRVRVDMYRRLGYYPTETSEHSSEYVGWYLHDDAEIERLRINVGEYVSISEANLAEYARVRAELADSPTLPIDTGSTEYAPQVIHSLETGTPRVISANVINDGLITNLPDGLAVEVPTLLDSLGAHPMKVGDLPPQCAALNRSFLGPVDLTVRAAVDGDPRLVRAAAMVDPNTAATLTVDQIWALCDELTDAHGDLLPAPLRSRSARDLAN, from the coding sequence ATGAAACCCACGGTCGTAATCATCGGCGCGGGCAGCGTCGAGTTCACCCGCGAACTCCTCGGCGACATCCTGTCATTCGCCGAGCTGGGCTCGACGCGGGTGGTGTTGCACGACATCGATGCGCAGCGGCTCGAGACGGCGCAGGCGATCGCTCGCGCGACCGCGCTGGCCGCCGGCGCCGAGCCCGAGATCGTGGCCACTTTGGACCGCCGCCGCGCGCTCGACGGCGCCGACTACGTCATCAACGTCATCGCCGTCGGGATGCACGAGGCCACGGTGCGGGACTTCGAAATCCCGGCGCGCTACGGGCTGAAGCAGACCATCGGGGACACGATCGGCGTCGGCGGCATCTTCCGCGGCCTGCGCACCTTCCCGGTGCTTGCCGAAATCGCACGCGACATGGCGCAGGTGTGCCCCGACGCCTGGTTGCTGAACTACACCAACCCGATGGCGATGAACGTCTCGTTCCTGCATGCTGTCGCGCCCAAGCTGAAAGTGCTTGGGCTGTGCCATTCCGTGTACTGGACGATGGTCGGACTGTGTGAGCTCATCGACGTGCCCTACGACGAGGTGGCGTACTGGTCGGCCGGAGTGAACCACCAGGCTTGGGTACTGCGGTGGGAACGCGGCGGCCAGAACCTCTATCCCTTGCTGGACGAACGCATCGCAGGCGACCCGGAGTTGCGCCGACGGGTCCGGGTCGACATGTACCGCCGACTGGGCTACTACCCCACCGAGACCAGTGAGCACAGCAGCGAGTACGTCGGCTGGTATCTGCACGATGACGCCGAGATCGAACGGTTGCGCATCAACGTCGGCGAGTACGTGTCGATCAGTGAGGCAAACCTCGCCGAATATGCCCGGGTACGAGCCGAATTGGCCGACTCCCCGACATTGCCCATCGACACCGGCTCCACGGAGTACGCACCGCAGGTGATCCATTCCCTGGAGACCGGCACGCCGCGGGTCATATCCGCCAACGTCATCAACGACGGGCTGATCACCAACCTGCCCGACGGGCTGGCGGTCGAGGTGCCGACACTGCTCGACTCCCTCGGGGCACATCCGATGAAGGTGGGCGACCTCCCGCCACAGTGCGCGGCGCTCAACCGGAGTTTCCTCGGGCCGGTCGATCTCACGGTGCGCGCGGCCGTCGACGGCGATCCGCGGCTGGTGCGGGCCGCGGCGATGGTCGACCCGAACACCGCAGCGACACTGACCGTCGATCAGATCTGGGCGCTGTGCGACGAACTGACCGACGCGCACGGCGACCTGCTACCCGCGCCGCTGCGTTCCCGATCCGCCCGAGATCTCGCCAACTAA
- a CDS encoding DMT family transporter has protein sequence MTTTTAPRTRSWIFYAALLILFWGVWGAFSALPSSKYGYPDEMIYSIWALTMIIPAAVALRGQKWDRRPAATIYGLLIGLTGAGGQLILFQALTMGPAYLIFPIVSISPAITVIMAMVLLRERISPLAVVGLVFALAAIVLFTVTGGDNEGSSGPWLLLSILICVAWGVQAYFMRKSATVGINEATTFGWMTISGLALIPVALISLGGIPTDFPWQAPALAAGTQILNAIGALFLVMALARGKASIVAPTTNALAPALTVIISLIAYQTLPTPYGAIGIVLALVGSTLMVYADEKRGESVTEAVR, from the coding sequence ATGACCACGACCACCGCACCACGGACCCGCAGCTGGATCTTCTACGCCGCCCTGCTCATCCTGTTCTGGGGCGTGTGGGGTGCATTCTCGGCCCTGCCGTCGTCGAAATACGGCTACCCCGACGAGATGATCTACAGCATCTGGGCGCTGACGATGATCATTCCGGCAGCCGTCGCACTGCGCGGGCAGAAGTGGGATCGCCGCCCGGCCGCGACCATCTACGGCCTGCTGATCGGCCTCACCGGCGCAGGGGGCCAGCTGATCCTGTTCCAGGCGCTGACGATGGGCCCGGCCTATCTGATCTTCCCGATCGTGTCGATCTCACCGGCCATCACGGTGATCATGGCGATGGTGCTTCTGCGCGAACGCATCTCACCGCTGGCCGTCGTAGGTCTGGTCTTCGCGCTCGCGGCGATCGTGTTGTTCACCGTCACCGGCGGCGACAACGAAGGCTCGTCAGGCCCGTGGCTGTTGCTGTCCATCCTGATCTGCGTGGCGTGGGGCGTGCAGGCGTACTTCATGCGCAAGTCCGCAACGGTCGGGATCAACGAGGCCACCACATTCGGGTGGATGACGATCAGCGGCCTGGCTCTGATCCCGGTAGCGCTGATCTCGCTCGGCGGCATACCCACCGACTTCCCCTGGCAAGCGCCCGCGCTGGCGGCCGGCACCCAGATTTTGAACGCGATCGGCGCGCTCTTCCTCGTGATGGCGCTGGCCCGCGGCAAGGCGTCGATCGTGGCGCCGACGACGAACGCGCTCGCACCGGCGCTCACCGTGATCATCTCGCTCATCGCCTATCAGACCCTGCCGACGCCGTACGGTGCGATCGGCATTGTGCTGGCGCTCGTCGGCTCGACGCTGATGGTGTACGCCGACGAGAAGCGCGGCGAGTCCGTCACCGAGGCGGTGCGATGA
- a CDS encoding N-acetylglucosamine kinase, with protein MARYLGVDGGGSKTALALVDDTGHIIARATAPTSYYFNDGFDIVEKSLAQGVTDICTQAGITPADIDAAFFGLPGYGEASGDIEALDAVPAGVLGHDRYSCDNDMVCGWAGSLAGEDGINVISGTGSMTYGERQGVGHRVGGWGELFGDEGSAYWIAAQGLNAFSRMSDGRLPKDRLHALMKKRLEVSGDLDVVSLVIDTWKGNRSKIAALATTVCEAAEAGDEPCARILSAAVGELVTLIETTRTLIGFTDADTVPVSYSGGMFSNSGFLNQFVDALQASSATYDLQTPRLDPAVGGALYAAKHSGHPLSPAAVQHLSDHNPTR; from the coding sequence ATGGCACGTTATCTGGGGGTCGACGGCGGCGGTTCGAAGACCGCGCTGGCGCTCGTCGACGACACCGGCCACATCATCGCCCGCGCAACGGCTCCCACGTCCTACTACTTCAACGACGGCTTCGACATCGTCGAAAAGTCGCTCGCGCAGGGCGTTACGGACATCTGTACCCAGGCCGGAATCACGCCCGCCGACATCGATGCCGCCTTCTTCGGACTGCCCGGGTACGGCGAGGCGAGCGGCGACATCGAAGCCCTGGACGCGGTACCCGCCGGCGTGCTGGGCCACGACCGCTACAGCTGCGACAACGACATGGTCTGCGGCTGGGCCGGCTCGCTGGCCGGCGAGGACGGGATCAACGTCATCAGCGGCACGGGCTCGATGACCTACGGCGAACGCCAGGGCGTCGGCCATCGCGTCGGTGGCTGGGGCGAACTCTTCGGCGACGAAGGGTCAGCGTATTGGATTGCCGCACAGGGACTCAACGCCTTCTCCCGGATGAGTGACGGCAGGCTGCCGAAAGACCGGCTGCACGCTCTGATGAAGAAGCGTCTGGAGGTCAGCGGCGATCTCGACGTCGTCAGCCTGGTCATCGACACGTGGAAGGGCAACCGCAGCAAGATCGCCGCCTTGGCGACGACGGTCTGCGAGGCCGCCGAAGCAGGAGACGAGCCGTGTGCCCGCATCCTGTCCGCGGCGGTCGGCGAGTTGGTCACCCTGATCGAGACGACCCGGACGCTGATCGGATTCACCGATGCCGACACCGTGCCGGTGTCCTATTCGGGCGGGATGTTCTCCAACAGCGGCTTCCTGAACCAGTTCGTCGACGCTTTACAGGCCTCCTCAGCCACGTATGACCTGCAGACTCCCCGGCTCGACCCGGCAGTGGGCGGTGCGCTCTACGCCGCCAAGCACAGCGGCCATCCGCTGAGTCCGGCTGCTGTGCAACACCTTTCCGACCACAACCCGACAAGGTGA
- a CDS encoding SIS domain-containing protein — translation MTSSTPAQEDGGATILEIGQQPGVWREVARRNEPATTEFLRAIIERPDIRVILTGAGSSAFIGDMAAAALRRHLGRRVEAIATTSIVSNPLDHLERHVPTLMVSFGRSGNSPESLATTALADELIDDVWHLVLTCDAGGALAKAHTGRANSAVVCMPERANDTGFAMTSSLTSMLLTCLRLLGPATAEHGEALAAAAEHVAGLQSDIATLARTKKRRLVYLGSGALEGLAQESALKMLELTAGEVDTYFDSPLGFRHGPKSVLDGDTLVVVYAATDPYTHRYDLDIIAEIRAQLGDDAVAVISTVPLPEEYGDAVVLPGLDGLDDALVALAYVVFAQYLALFTALEHGKTPDNPFPSGEVSRVVRGVTIYPMTRNGR, via the coding sequence ATGACCAGTTCCACGCCCGCTCAAGAGGACGGCGGCGCAACGATTCTCGAGATCGGCCAGCAGCCCGGCGTGTGGCGCGAGGTTGCCCGTCGCAACGAGCCCGCGACCACTGAGTTTCTGCGCGCGATCATCGAGCGGCCCGACATCCGGGTCATCCTGACCGGCGCGGGCAGCTCCGCGTTCATCGGCGACATGGCAGCGGCCGCGCTGCGCCGGCACCTCGGACGCCGCGTCGAAGCGATCGCCACGACGAGCATCGTCAGCAACCCGCTCGATCACCTCGAGCGGCATGTCCCCACGCTGATGGTGTCGTTCGGCCGTTCCGGCAACAGCCCGGAGAGCCTGGCCACCACCGCGCTGGCCGACGAGCTGATCGATGATGTCTGGCATCTCGTCCTCACCTGCGACGCCGGCGGTGCGCTGGCGAAGGCGCACACCGGCCGGGCGAACTCCGCCGTGGTCTGCATGCCCGAGCGTGCCAATGACACCGGTTTTGCGATGACCTCGAGCCTGACCTCGATGCTGTTGACGTGTCTGCGGCTTCTCGGCCCGGCCACCGCCGAGCACGGTGAGGCGCTGGCCGCCGCAGCCGAACACGTCGCGGGTCTACAGAGCGACATCGCGACGCTGGCCAGGACCAAGAAGAGGCGGCTGGTCTACCTGGGCAGCGGAGCGCTCGAGGGGCTCGCGCAGGAGTCCGCGCTGAAGATGCTCGAGCTGACCGCCGGTGAGGTCGATACCTACTTCGACTCCCCGCTGGGTTTCCGGCACGGGCCGAAGTCCGTGCTCGACGGTGACACGCTCGTCGTCGTCTATGCCGCCACCGACCCATACACCCACCGCTACGACCTCGACATCATCGCCGAGATTCGCGCCCAACTCGGCGATGACGCGGTCGCGGTGATCAGCACTGTCCCGCTGCCCGAGGAGTACGGCGATGCTGTCGTGCTCCCAGGCCTCGACGGTCTGGACGACGCGCTGGTCGCACTGGCGTATGTGGTGTTCGCGCAGTACCTCGCACTGTTCACCGCGCTGGAGCACGGCAAGACACCGGACAACCCGTTTCCCTCCGGCGAGGTCAGCCGCGTCGTGCGGGGCGTCACGATCTATCCGATGACCAGGAACGGACGGTAG
- a CDS encoding D-tagatose-bisphosphate aldolase, class II, non-catalytic subunit, with translation MLQMSGERMSWLADTIRRHKSGHAVGVYSVCSAHPTVVEAAIMQAADDGVPVLIEATSNQVDQFGGYTGMRPADFRDLVLGIADRCGFPRSRVVLGGDHLGPNRWQGETADAAMEKADALIAAYVEAGYAKIHLDCSMSCADDPAVLDDETVAQRTARLLHVAEQSAQRSGAGLPMYVIGTEVPVPGGAHETLGVLTPTPADRAQRTIDAHRAAFARSGLDHVWPRVMALVVQPGVEFDHLQVIDYRRNATAELRRVLDVEPHLVFEAHSTDYQRPAQLRELVEDHWAVLKVGPGLTFAMREALFGLAHIENQLLRDTRSDLIEVVERRMLANPGYWQAYYDGDPQTQQTARRYSYSDRLRYYWADDEVDAARRHLLDNLDRVGIPLPLVSQFLPHQYDRVRAGALDLSANALVIDRVRDAMRPYARACLTENNTTGDHR, from the coding sequence ATGTTGCAAATGTCCGGGGAGCGGATGAGCTGGCTCGCCGACACGATCCGCAGACACAAGTCCGGCCATGCGGTCGGCGTCTACTCGGTCTGCTCGGCGCACCCCACGGTGGTCGAGGCGGCGATCATGCAGGCCGCCGACGACGGCGTTCCGGTGCTCATCGAAGCCACCTCCAACCAGGTCGACCAGTTCGGCGGCTACACCGGAATGCGCCCGGCCGACTTCCGCGACCTCGTCCTCGGCATCGCCGACCGATGCGGATTCCCGCGCAGCCGGGTCGTGCTCGGCGGCGACCATCTTGGCCCGAACCGCTGGCAGGGCGAAACCGCCGACGCGGCAATGGAAAAGGCCGACGCCCTGATCGCCGCGTACGTCGAGGCCGGCTACGCCAAGATTCACCTCGACTGCTCGATGTCCTGTGCCGACGACCCGGCCGTCCTCGATGACGAGACCGTGGCGCAGCGCACCGCACGCCTACTGCACGTCGCCGAACAATCCGCGCAGCGCAGCGGCGCCGGCCTTCCGATGTACGTCATCGGCACCGAGGTGCCGGTTCCCGGCGGGGCCCACGAGACGCTCGGCGTCCTGACCCCCACACCCGCGGACCGCGCGCAGCGGACCATCGACGCACATCGCGCCGCATTCGCCCGGTCGGGGCTGGACCACGTGTGGCCTCGCGTCATGGCTCTGGTGGTCCAGCCCGGCGTGGAATTCGACCATCTTCAGGTCATCGACTACCGGCGCAACGCCACCGCGGAGCTACGGCGCGTTCTCGACGTAGAACCACACCTGGTGTTCGAGGCGCATTCCACCGACTATCAGCGACCCGCACAATTACGCGAGCTCGTCGAAGACCATTGGGCCGTGCTCAAAGTCGGCCCCGGACTGACCTTCGCGATGCGGGAGGCACTCTTCGGACTCGCCCACATCGAGAACCAACTGCTGCGGGATACCCGGTCCGACCTGATCGAGGTCGTCGAACGACGCATGCTCGCCAATCCCGGGTACTGGCAGGCCTATTACGACGGGGATCCCCAGACCCAGCAGACGGCCCGGCGGTACAGCTACAGCGACCGCTTGCGGTACTACTGGGCCGACGACGAGGTCGACGCCGCGCGCCGACACCTCCTGGACAACCTCGACCGGGTCGGCATCCCGCTGCCCCTCGTCAGCCAATTCCTCCCCCATCAGTACGACCGCGTCCGCGCCGGCGCACTGGACCTGAGCGCAAACGCCTTGGTGATCGACAGGGTTCGAGATGCCATGCGGCCCTATGCGCGTGCCTGCCTCACTGAGAACAACACCACCGGAGACCATCGATGA